The Arachis ipaensis cultivar K30076 chromosome B10, Araip1.1, whole genome shotgun sequence DNA window AAAGTAGCTGTGGCAGATGAACCGCTGTGAAAAGGGAATAGGGAACACATTGCCTATTATTAGCTTTATGAAGTCAAGCAAATACTTAGCAATATGAAAATATTAGTAACAACCTAAATTTCTAACTCTACACAACACAGACACCAAATTACCTCCTACGGGGCATCCAACAGTTCAAGACTTCGACCATCTTTGCTCTTAAATATGGGTTTTTGATGAATTCAGGGCTAGCCATAAACATAATTATGAAGTTCATAAACTCATCCTGCAGAATCCAGAATAGATACATGATCATGCATAAGTAAAAGAAGTCGGAAGACAAATGATTAATCTCAGAAAAAGCACTTGGAGGTGAAGTATACCAGCACAACTCCATCCAAGGCCTTGGGAATCCGGGAAGCAAATATTAGAAGTTCCATGGCATCTTCTACAAAATGCTCAGGCATAGTGGCAAATTCCATTGGGCAAGTCGATGGTAGAGGCATCTTAAATCCACCAACCAAGCTAACCAACCAAACAATCATCAAACGGTAGAAGGATAGTGCATTCTGAATAAGCGTGTTATCCTGAGGAAATAAAATTGAGATGAATATATTGAATCTTTTATGCTAAAAGGACTTTAacaacttgtaagaaaataatatAATGAGTCGTTAAGCAAGGGTTTTGTACTCATTAGCCATAAAACATATTTTCTTCCATTTCCCATGCTATTGTCAGAACCAATAATAAATCCCTATGTTGGATCAAGTTATCAATCATCCATGATTTTGACACACATGGAAGTAGTGATAGAAAAGTTTGTACAATAGACTGATTGCACCAAGAATAGATCAGGTCATagcatatataataatttatccaATTTAAATCATTAATGCAATCATAATTCATAAGTGGATGTATATAACTACTTAATTAGTCCGCATACAATGTAATTTATATTGaagcaattaaaaaaaaattccctAAAGTTCTTGGATCCATTATCAAGTATTACATCTAGAACTAGAAAGCTATTCAACATTATGAAATAACTGAAACACCTAAGAGGCAGGAACCAGGAAGCAGAGGAGCAACTTATTTAATTTTGGTATATATTACTTGTAATTCAATTTACAAAGATAAGAAACATGTAACAACAAATGgagaaaaaaataagatttaCCCGCAATATTTGAGCTTCATAACAAAGCTTTTCCTGTGAGTACGATTCCAATTCTTTCTCAAGTCTAGTTATATCCAATTGCAATTGGGGGGTGGGAGATTGCTCTTGCATGGCTTTTAGTGTTGAAAGAGCATCTTCACATCTAGAAATATCCTGGAAAGAATATGACTCCTGACTTTAGATTTTACAAACTTGGATGTAATCATTCAAAGGTTTACAATTCAAAGCAAATAAGAAATAGGggaatatttaatatttaaagttAAAAGAGTCCATAAAACAATAGTAATTCCCCAACATGTGTTACCTGAACTAAGTGTTTGAAATCAGAAAATGCTTTTAAAAGGCCCAAGTTGAGCACTCTTGCAGTCATAAAGAAGCATTCACAAATGAAATGATATTCCGTCTTTTCACCATGTCCAGAAATTTCATTTGAAAGCTCACCAGCATTACTACCAGAACTACTTGCTTCTTGAGATTGCTCCAAGCGTTTCTGGCCATCATTATTTTGATTGTTTCCATTAGCCCGTTTATTGCTATTAAGCCATTCAGTAACTTCTTCCGATGATGCATGTAGAGCAGTCAACCCACTAAATAGGATTATACCAAAAGTTATTTAAAGAGGGTGACATGAAACTTCCACAAGGAACTTGGCATTTACTATATATGAGCCTCACCTTAGCTTCAAACGGTTGGAGTAGTGTACATATTTTGGAtcaattttattccttttggttaaatttgcatccaaaaatgGCTCACAAAGATGAAGCATGACAGCACTGAGATTTACAAACATGCCTGAACTTGCACAAGTTATAGGGTCAACCTGTTTTTCAAAGGAATAAAAAAGGCATAAGTATTCTCAcaatacataaaacataaattaaggaAGAAATTTACCTGTATATGAGCCCTGGATGCATTTATATTGATCACCTCGGCGAGATACTCAAGTACACTATCACGAGTATCTTTACTCTTAAGGAGAATGAAGAGAACTTCATACAGGCCATCATACAAATTATTCATGACAGTTTTGATAGTCGAGAATGAAGATAATAAATCTGCTGGTCGTCGAGTTGATGCATCAGAAAAGCACTGTTGTCTGGATTTTAAAGGAGGTTAAaagaaattgttaaaatatatgaACCCAATTCAATACCCCACCTGAAAACTGAAAAAAGAGATCCAAACTATGGTACTTGGAATAAATAGATAGACTTCAAAATGAAAGATAATATAGTGAAACCTAGAGTATGGCTGAAAATAAAGATCAACACCTAACAGATAGGGGGCTGCGTAACACTTCGGCATTGTGTTTACTGAACATCTTGGTCTTTTCTCAACGGGAATATACATGTTCATAAATCTAATCCATCAAACACTACTAAAAGGTTATTTATTACTTAGTAAACATTCTATCAGTTGTCTTCTCCAAATAGTTGAACTGTCAAAACTAGTTAGTGCTACTCTCCATTGTTTTCTAACTATGAGAAAAGCAAGCCTACAACATAATCCcctaggctgcgtttgtttttgtTCCCTACTGAACTTAGAAAGATACGAAAAACACACAAACAAGAATCAAGACTCACCCAACGTCAGGCTGGCTCCTGAAAAAGGTTTGATCAGGAAGAGCACTAATGTGAAAGAAGGGACCCAAAATGCTGGTCATCTCAATGGCACGGCCATTCATATAAACCCCTTTGGGAATCCACCACTCGTGGCTCACAAGTGACTTTGCACCAACAGGGAATCTCACCAAGAACAACAAAGCCCTCAAAGAGTCCTGAAAGTTCCCAAGAGCAGAAACCTTCATCACACTTCCTCTCAGCTCCTCATACAGTCCTTTCAAGATTGGGTCCAGGCTGTCAAAATCCGAGTCCCTAAAGAACTCCTCAAGAAACCCCGGTGGACTCTTTGGCCCTCCGCCACCACTGCTACCTCCGAACGCGTCGATGCCACCGCCAACCTCCGCGAATATCAGTGGCAGCAGAGGCGACGCGGTTCCCGAACCGGAACTTTGATTCCGGTTCTGAAACAGCTCCGGATTGCCGAGGTGAATCCTGCAGTATGAGACGCACAGTTTCTTGGCCTGTTTCACCACCGCCTCCATCTCCGACCTGAGGGTTTTGTCCTTCATGTTGGCGATTTTCTTTGCCTCCTCATGCGCGCGGTGGTAGCAACCGGTGAGGTACTGGAACGGGGATTCTCCGACGCCGGGAAAGTCGCCGGATAGTCGATCAATGAGGACTCGCTCCATCAAATCGCGCGAGAGGCGGAGGTCCTTGCCTTCGCTAAGAATCTCCGCCGCTGTGAGCTCCAAATAGACGTTTCTGGAATCGGCGTTAGTCGCGGCGGAATCGGTGATCGACACGAGAAAGATTTTGCGGATGATTATGTCCTCCACTTCCTGTGGAGTCCTCTGAGGTTTTGCGGCAGCCATGGTCGATCGAATTTGAGTTTGAGTTCAAGAGTTTTCTTCGATAAAATTGGAAAAAAGAAATGGGAGAGGGTTTTTATTTTCTCGAGAAACAaacgaaaaataagagagagagagagagagagagagagagagagagagagagagagagagattattNNNNNNNNNNNNNNNNNNNNNNNNNNNNNNNNNNNNNNNNNNNNNNNNNNNNNNNNNGATTAAGTGAAAGTGAGAAGGGAAGAGGTTAGCAACTTAGCATGGTTTTGGAGAAAGGAACCTTGTCCGGGGAATGCTGTTGCTGAGTTCAATCAAATTGGGATTGTTTTGAGCTTAAGCTTAAAAACACTTCTTAAATGTTAATAAAACATTATCGATAAAATAATTTAGTGTGGTCTCTAAAATTAcattcgatttttttttttttgaaaggaaGAAGTTAACATAATAAATGAAGCATAAcaacaaacataaaatatcaaCGATTAAAAAGAAAGCAACCAAAGCAATTACACTAGAAGATATCTTGTTGTCATTTTCGGTATTGCCATTaacaataaaagggatctacaccTAGCCACTCCCTGTAGTTCATAAAGGACCAATGGATAATATCCTCaactcctttttctttattctagaAAATTCTTTCATTCCTTTTCAACCAAATATTTCAGATAATTGCACAGAAACACACTATCTATCTCTTTCGCTCCTCCTTTCGAGTTGGTAACTCAGTCCAAGTTTGAAAATATTCCTTTAGCGTCCCCAAACACGACCATTGCCTACCAACAAAAGACAACCATGCACACCAAACCTGCCAAGAAAATTCACAACCAATAAACAAGCGGTGACCATCTTCAACTCCTTTActacataacaca harbors:
- the LOC107622835 gene encoding probable ubiquitin conjugation factor E4 (The sequence of the model RefSeq protein was modified relative to this genomic sequence to represent the inferred CDS: added 18 bases not found in genome assembly); translation: MAAAKPQRTPQEVEDIIIRKIFLVSITDSAATNADSRNVYLELTAAEILSEGKDLRLSRDLMERVLIDRLSGDFPGVGESPFQYLTGCYHRAHEEAKKIANMKDKTLRSEMEAVVKQAKKLCVSYCRIHLGNPELFQNRNQSSGSGTASPLLPLIFAEVGGGIDAFGGSSGGGGPKSPPGFLEEFFRDSDFDSLDPILKGLYEELRGSVMKVSALGNFQDSLRALLFLVRFPVGAKSLVSHEWWIPKGVYMNGRAIEMTSILGPFFHISALPDQTFFRSQPDVGQQCFSDASTRRPADLLSSFSTIKTVMNNLYDGLYEVLFILLKSKDTRDSVLEYLAEVININASRAHIQVDPITCASSGMFVNLSAVMLHLCEPFLDANLTKRNKIDPKYVHYSNRLKLSGLTALHASSEEVTEWLNSNKRANGNNQNNDGQKRLEQSQEASSSGSNAGELSNEISGHGEKTEYHFICECFFMTARVLNLGLLKAFSDFKHLVQDISRCEDALSTLKAMQEQSPTPQLQLDITRLEKELESYSQEKLCYEAQILRDNTLIQNALSFYRLMIVWLVSLVGGFKMPLPSTCPMEFATMPEHFVEDAMELLIFASRIPKALDGVVLDEFMNFIIMFMASPEFIKNPYLRAKMVEVLNCWMPRRSGSSATATLFEGHQLSLEYLVRNLLKLYVDIEFTGSHTQFYDKFNIRHNIAELLEYLWQVPSHRNAWRQIAKEEEKGVYLNFLNFLINDSIYLLDESLNKILELKELEAEMSNTAEWERRPLQERQERTRLFHSQENIIRIDMKLANEDVSMLAFTSEQITAPFLLPEMVERVASMLNYFLLQLVGPQRKSLSLKDPEKYEFRPKHLLKQIVHVYVHLARGDSNSIFPAAISKDGRSYNDQLFSAAAEVLHIIGEDGRIIQEFIQLGAKAKVAASEAMDTEATLGEIPDEFLDPIQYTLMKDPVILPSSRIVVDRPVIQRHLLSDSSDPFNRSHLTADMLIPDTELKARIEEFVKSQEMKKRSEGISIQSTKDTIQTTNGEMLID